One window from the genome of Magnolia sinica isolate HGM2019 chromosome 4, MsV1, whole genome shotgun sequence encodes:
- the LOC131243912 gene encoding fructose-1,6-bisphosphatase, chloroplastic: MAATISTSSHLLLSGSTRSIIRLSPARLGGILDNKSLPCLSKKNIHCSSNVAQIRCAAVGTTSESETKKKSGYQIQTLTNWLLKQEQNGDIDAELTIVLSSISTACKQIASLVQRAGISNLTGVQGAVNIQGEDQKKLDVVSNEVFSNCLRSSGRTGIIASEEEDVPVAVEESYSGNYIVVFDPLDGSSNIDAAVSTGSIFGIYSPNDECLADIGDDDTLDQIEQRCVVNVCQPGDNLLAAGYCMYSSSVIFVLTIGKGVFAFTLDPMYGEFVLTQENIQIPKSGKIYSFNEGNYQLWDENLRKYMDSLKDPGPTGKPYSSRYIGSLVGDFHRTLLYGGIYGYPRDKKSKNGKLRLLYECAPMSFIVEQAGGKGSDGHQRVLDIHPEEIHQRVPLFIGSVEEVEKVEKYLA; encoded by the exons ATGGCCGCTACAATTTCCACGTCTTCTCATCTCCTCCTCTCCGGCAGCACCCGTTCCATCATCCGTCTATCACCGGCCCGCCTCGGTGGCATCTTAGACAACAAGTCTCTACCATGTCTCAGCAAGAAAAACATACACTGCAGCAGCAACGTGGCACAAATCCGATGCGCGGCTGTTGGGACCACATCAGAGTCGGAGACTAAGAAGAAAAGCGGGTACCAAATCCAAACGCTTACGAATTGGCTGTTGAAGCAAGAACAAAACGGGGACATTGATGCTGAGCTGACGATCGTCCTCTCTAGTATATCGACGGCGTGCAAGCAAATCGCATCGTTGGTCCAAAGGGCCGGCATCTCGAACTTGACTGGCGTGCAGGGCGCCGTGAATATTCAGGGAGAAGATCAAAAGAAGCTCGATGTCGTGTCCAATGAG GTGTTCTCTAATTGCCTGCGATCGAGTGGACGGACAGGGATCATTGCATCTGAAGAAGAGGACGTACCCGTCGCCGTGGAAGAGAGCTACTCAGGCAACTACATTGTGGTGTTCGACCCGCTAGACGGGTCTTCCAACATCGATGCGGCCGTGTCGACCGGGTCGATCTTCGGAATATATAGCCCCAACGACGAGTGCCTTGCAGACATCGGCGACGATGATACG CTCGATCAAATAGAGCAGAGGTGTGTCGTCAACGTCTGCCAGCCTGGCGACAATCTACTGGCGGCGGGCTACTGCATGTACTCCAGCTCAGTGATCTTCGTCCTCACGATCGGCAAAGGCGTCTTCGCCTTCACactcgatccgatgtatggtGAATTTGTGCTAACTCAGGAGAACATCCAGATACCAAAGTCTGGTAAGATCTACTCCTTCAACGAAGGCAACTACCAGCTGTGGGATGAGAATCTGAGGAAGTACATGGATAGTCTCAAGGACCCAGGCCCCACCGGCAAGCCTTACTCGTCCCGCTACATCGGCAGCTTGGTGGGCGATTTCCATCGTACATTGCTCTATGGCGGCATCTACGGGTACCCAAGAGATAAGAAGAGCAAGAATGGGAAGCTGAGACTCTTGTATGAGTGCGCGCCGATGAGCTTCATTGTAGAGCAAGCTGGTGGGAAAGGTTCTGATGGGCACCAGAGAGTACTCGATATCCATCCTGAGGAG ATACATCAACGTGTTCCTCTTTTCATTGGAAGTGTGGAGGAGGTGGAGAAAGTTGAGAAGTATTTGGCATGA
- the LOC131243910 gene encoding uncharacterized protein LOC131243910, with product MRNSMTFSSFPSMLLAFLIAFSLPFDGALGEIICEDLPKSLCAFSISSSGRRCSIEYTNRPDGNKDFQCTTSKVIVEKMAEWIETDQCVRACGVDRNMVGISSDALMEPRFTAKLCSTTCYQNCPNIVDLYFNLASAEGVFLPDLCQLQRYNPHRAMSELQSSGIAAGPASNVAPGPQSAQSSPDFTSTPEDADSSRFFAAAPESTESSNFFASAPESTESTNFFGAAPESAESSNSFASAPESVTSSSTDAAAAPASA from the exons ATGAGAAATTCAATGACTTTCTCTTCCTTTCCTAGCATGCTCTTGGCCTTTCTCATTGCATTCTCTCTCCCCTTTGATGGTGCTTTAG GTGAGATTATCTGCGAGGATTTGCCAAAAAGCCTGTGCGCGTTCTCGATCTCATCGTCCGGCCGACGTTGCTCAATAGAGTACACTAATCGACCGGACGGCAACAAGGACTTCCAATGCACGACATCAAAGGTTATTGTCGAGAAGATGGCGGAATGGATTGAGACAGATCAGTGTGTCCGGGCTTGCGGGGTCGATCGGAATATGGTTGGGATTTCCTCGGATGCCTTGATGGAGCCCCGGTTCACAGCGAAGCTCTGCTCGACCACATGTTATCAGAATTGTCCAAACATCGTCGATCTCTACTTCAATCTTGCCTCAGCAGAAG GCGTCTTTCTACCTGACCTATGTCAACTGCAGCGTTACAATCCACACCGCGCAATGTCGGAGCTTCAGAGCTCGGGGATCGCAGCGGGGCCTGCATCTAATGTTGCACCAGGGCCCCAATCGGCCCAGTCATCTCCTGACTTCACTTCTACACCTGAGGATGCCGACTCATCTCGTTTCTTCGCTGCTGCACCCGAGTCGACTGAGTCAAGTAATTTCTTCGCTTCTGCACCCGAGTCGACGGAGTCAACTAATTTCTTCGGTGCTGCGCCCGAGTCTGCCGAGTCATCTAATTCCTTCGCTTCTGCACCCGAGTCAGTTACTTCCTCCAGTACGGACGCCGCGGCTGCGCCAGCTTCTGCTTGA